The Plasmodium knowlesi strain H genome assembly, chromosome: 14 genome has a segment encoding these proteins:
- a CDS encoding ubiquitin-like modifier HUB1, putative, which produces MIEIILNDRLGKKIRVKCNPDDTIGDLKKLVAAQTGTRADKIRIQKWYTIYKDHITLQDYEIKDGMSLELYYN; this is translated from the exons atgaTTGAAATAATATTGAACGACCGTCTGGGAAAGAAAATACGCGTGAAGTGCAACCCGGATGACACCATTGGGGATTTGAAGAAACTCGTGGCGGCACAGACag GAACCAGAGCTGACAAAATACGAATACAAAAATGGTATACCATTTACAAGGACCACATCACATTGCAGGACTACGAAATTAAAGATGGCATGAGTCTCGAGCTATATTATAACTGA